DNA from Salvelinus namaycush isolate Seneca chromosome 6, SaNama_1.0, whole genome shotgun sequence:
ATGTGGTACGCTTATTTACGTTTTTGTTGAATGAGCAGCTCGGTAATTACCTGCGTAAAGCCATCCGGCGTTCGTGGACTACGCGCCTCGAATCCGATCATTATTCACGCTCAAGGGAACAATAAGTGGTATAAAAGTTATTTTTATAAATCATATTACCATGTTTGACGGTGACCTGGGGGAGAGTGTGAAGACCACTCCTCGTGAGACGGAGGAGTTTAGGCGGACGGCGGTGAGGAGAAAGTCGAAGGGAATACCGTGGGAGACTGAAGGTCAGCCTTCTCAAACTGCAGTTGTGTTTGGAAACTTTTGGAAACGTTGAGTGAGCGCGTCAGCGCAAATATAACTCACTGCACAGATTTCAAATGTATCCTACTATAGCCTAGGATGTGTTTTTTTGTAATGCATGTTATGATGGATTTAACTCATTTTGAGCAGAATAGTGGAGATGGATCTTCTGTGGCTTCTGACCCGAAGTCATATTTTGAGGAAACGGTGAAGATGCCCACAGCCAAGTTATCTTTAGATAGACATTCTGACCAGAGAGAGGCAAACACTGGTGTGGTGTGTTGACATGGACGAGGTTTACATGTCATTGGAGAGCCCGAACTAATGCTGTAGGAACGGTCTGGTCAACCCTGCACAGTAGTCACGGCCCCAGTGTCTCCTATTTAGCCCCTCTAGCTGAGTGCTTTCAGTCATGGCCACAGCTATTAGCGCCTATTCTTTACAAAATAATCCACTGTGTTATTCTCTAATTGTAAACTACTCAGGCAATGTATTATTAGTGGTTGAATTACcctacacttttttttttgtgtgtgactCTCATGTGCATTGAAGTGGGTGAACTCAGCCATGTCTAAGGCAGAAGAGGAACATGTCAGTAGTTTCACTGGTTATGCTAATCTACCACTGGCATGCCCTGGAGGCTGTGTCCTGACAACATAACAACACTAGTTGTGTTTGTTAACAATGTTCTGggtattgtgtgtttgtgtgcaaatTGTCAGCAGCTGGGCTCAGCTCTTCGGATTACTGAAGTTGAGCTACACTGAAATCTCCTTCTTTCACCTGCACAAATCTGACTGGATTCTGCCTGTGGCTCTCTAGACCTAGTCTATGTAGTTCTGAAGCCATAACATAGTGTCTGTGATGTCTGCCAAGGCATTGACTGAGCACAGCTGACTGGTATAATATGTTACAGTGATTTACTTACCCTCGGATGCCGATGTACAGTTTGTCTGTGGAGAACTGTATTTCTCATCAACATCTCCTCACTGGACAATAGTCTCACGTTTTGTTATTTCCCCCAGTAATAAGATGGAGACGGTAGGTCCTAGGTCAGAAGGGTGAAAAACAATTCAAATAAAAGGTTGAAGATTCAACCTATGTAAGATGCTAACCAAATACTCTGAGTTATTGATGGAACTGTTAAATGGGCAATCTGcaattcaaacaacaacaaagcagcCACCGTGCTAATGTTCCTGTAAACCGCTGGAGAATCGGGGTGGAGAAATACAACCACTCACATTCATAGACCGCGctatggatgcaaagactgaCCATCCACTAGACCAAAACGATATAGTTTTAACCATTTTTTTGAGGCTACAGTGTTTGTTTGCAAGTACATTGTTCACAAACAACGGGGCAAAACAAGCCTCCATTTTGGGTTCCGTCTGGTTAAGACGGTTGAACCAAGCTCATGAGGCATCTGCAAGTTAcattattcaagaatcaatgggcacACATCACCAATCTCAAAAccccaaaaatggatgtagcaaacACAGATTGCCCCTCCAACCAATAAGTCACAGGGGTGTCGATTACAGATTcatttaaattgaacctttatttaacaaggcaagtcagttaagaccaaattctaatttacaatgacggcctaataAGTATGCCATCAGAGAATGGACTGTTCAAAGTATGTTAACTTCCTCATATCCTTACTGTATGTCACTATGGCAGGTGTCCATTCTCACTCTAACTagatctctcgctctccctcagtACTGAGCAGCAGTACATGTGGCTCTGTGTATAGTACTGTAGCTGTGGGAGCACCATTACCACAATTGGAGAGGAGGTCAATGGAAAGAGCCCTGCTAAGAAATCCCTACTCAAACCACAAAGCACAGTACGGGGACTGAGGGGAGTGTGGTTGGTTTAAAATGCAGTGTTAAAATAATGCCCAGTAGACTGCACTGCAAGATAAATGtagcctggtcctaaatctgtttgtgctgttttgccaacttctatggtcattgtcatgccaatAGGAGTTAACAAGACAGcacaaatacactgaacaaaaatataaacgcaacttgcagcaatttctaagattttactgagttacagttcatatgaagtAATTAGTCAAttgcttatttcagctcatgaaacatgggacgaacactttacatgttgagttttatatttttgttctggaACCAGGCTGGGATAGATCCCTTACTCagcttctccctccctgtctccagTGTCTCCTAAACCTGcccatctccagagccctggggAGAGCCCTGCCAAGGGGCCAGAAGGAGCTCTACTCACAGGGAAGGGATCAGGACCCCGAGCTAGGGGGCTAACGGTCCACAGCCCAGGAAAGTGTCATGGGACCAGGCCAAGCCACAGCCAAGTGAAGGGGGTACCAAAAGGGACCCAGAGCCCAGGAAAGGGACTACGTGTCCACAGCCCAGGAAAGCGCTCCAAACTAGGATCTCAGTCCACAGGGAAGGGAGCAGGATCCAGGCTGAACCAGCTGAGAAGCCCTGGGGCCAAGATGAAGAGACATGGACACATGGCAGGATCACCCTGCAGCTTGCCTGACCTCATTCACCTTGAGGAAAACCAGTCTGTGCTCAGATCAGCTAACAGCAGCCCAACACATACCACCACCTCTATAAGCCTGGACCAGCCTAGAGACCCAGACAGTGGGTCTACCGACAGCTCTCACACAGGACTGGATGCTCACAGACACAGTCCAGACAGGGCAGTAGTAGTGGCTCATAGGGAGGGCAGAGCGAGGGAAATCTCTCCCATAAATATGAATGGTTTGGACCTGATGAGGAACGCTGTACTGGTCGATGGCCATGTAGGAGACGGAGGGAAGGTGGATACAGGGCTCAACGTGGACCTGTCCCCCTCTCACAGAACTGAGACTGGGACTGAGGAGGCCAAGCTTCAGGAGAGCTCTACAGATgagaagaagatggagagagggagtgaggaggtGAGGGTGCAGGACTCCACTGAACAGAAGCTGTATAAGATTGCCAACGAGCTTCTGCTCACAGAGAGAGCCTACGTTGCTCGCCTTCACCTGCTAGACCAGGTCAGTGTGTCACTGTCAACTTCACTGTTTCTGTTCATCCACTGTGGTTATCGCCACATGACTTGATCGGTATGTATTAATTAGCAGTGTTTTaacactgcgtgtgtgtgtgtgcaggtgttcTATGCACGGCTGACTCAGGAAGCCGGTAAAGGCTTGTTCCCTGTAGATGTGGTGAGGACCATCTTCTCCAACATCTCCTCCATCCACACCTTCCACAGCCAGTTCCTACTGCCAGACCTGGAGACGCACATGGGCCAATGGTGAGACAACCCAAATAGATGATGTTGCAATTGAAGTACATGAAGTAATTATTTACAATGGAACTGAAGGACGTGATTGGATTGGAACCTTGTTATTAAATGAAAATACGGTTATATTTTATGTAATTCGTCTAGCCTCACAAAGACCACAGTGGTTTTAACATTCCTACTTTAAATCGCTAGCATCCTATCTAAACAGTGATTAAATAATCATTTTCTTGACCTTTGATCTCCGACCCTTGACCACACAGGTCTGTGAGCCCTCGTCTGGGTGATGTCATGCAGCAGCATGCTCCCTTCCTCAGGATGTATGCTGAGTACGTGATGAGCTTCGACCACGCCATGGAGCTGCTTAGAGTCTGGACGGAGAGGTCCGCACCATTCAGGAACGTCATACAGGATATACAGGTACGTTGGCCTGGCAGGGACACCAAGTAAATCTCTGTTCACACTTTACCTGAATATCTTTATTCATTCTCTTCATCTTCATAGCACCATTCACCCAATGGAAATCAATAGCTGCTGACTTTGCAGTGGTGGAAACATTTAGTCGGTCTTGCCCTGTTGTTGATTTTCTGTTATCTTCCAGAGTCAGGAGGTGTGTGGTAGTCTGACCCTGCAGCACCACATGTTGGAGCCGGTCCAGAGACTACCTCGTTATGAGATGCTGCTGAGAGACTACCTCAAGAGACTGCCTGATGATGACTCGGACCACAGTCATGCAGAGAGTGAGTTGACACCTGCCTTACTGTAGCATAGACATAGTCCAACATACAGTAGATCCACAAAGGCTGGCCTCACTCTTACTGTAACAGAGATCAGGTAGTCCTCATCGCAAGCGAAGACTCACGCAGTGTCATCACAGTTACTACAAGTCTGAGGAACTGTCACAGAAACCATAATAGATTAGGTTTTGTGGTCTTGCTatcctaaaaaaataaaaaggtgtTGTTCTCTTTGTCTGCCTTCAGAGTCTCTGCAGGTCATCTCCATGGCAGCAACGCACTCCAACAGCGCCATCCGCCAATCAGTACGTGCAGAACTAATATGCTAATCCTCTACTTACTGCAGATAACAATTGTCAGTACAGTATATCTAGAGACCATTTCTCTTTAGGCATAGTGAGTAAAATGTTACTACTGTTACCATCCTGTACTTTGTTATTTTGCAATCGGTTGGAACAGAAGTTTGTGATCTGCTTTGTTGTCTAACATCCTCCGCTCTGCTGTGTTGTCCTCTAGGAGAATCTGAAGAAGCTGCTGGAGATCTACGAGATGttggggggggaggaggaggacgtGATGAACCCCTCCAATGAGTTCATCCGGGAGGGACGCATCCTGATGCTGCCTGCCAGGCACTCCGCCATGGAGAGATACCTCTTCCTGGTTAGACCAGCTCACagtattttaacctttattttaccaggaagtcccattgaggTCAGACCACCTCTTTCCCAATGGAGACCTTATGGCGTTTAGGAGGACGCAACATTACATCATGTTGCTCTAGAAATGTATAGTGTAGAACAGACATGATTTTCTGCTATGTATAATTTGAAATTAAATCATCTCTATTTCGTCAGAATCTTGCATTTCACTGACTAGGAACCACTGAACATCCATTTAACCCAcacatgtcaaactcattccacggagggtgggttttcgctccacccttgtgcttgatgaattaaggtcaccaattagtaaggaactccctcacctggttgtctaggtcttaattgaaaggaaaaaaacaaaaacccgcagacattctgccctccgtggaatgagtttgacactcctGCATTAACGGGGCATTCAGGAGACTCTTGTGGCGCATACTTAAAACCCTCATGTCTTTCTTGCCTCTCCCTCCCCGTGCTGTCCATCCAGTTAAACAACATGCTGCTGTGCTGCACTCCTCGGTTCAGCCTGGGGGGGCAGCGGTTCACCGTGAGGACA
Protein-coding regions in this window:
- the LOC120049083 gene encoding FYVE, RhoGEF and PH domain-containing protein 4-like, whose protein sequence is MFDGDLGESVKTTPRETEEFRRTAVRRKSKGIPWETEVSPKPAHLQSPGESPAKGPEGALLTGKGSGPRARGLTVHSPGKCHGTRPSHSQVKGVPKGTQSPGKGLRVHSPGKRSKLGSQSTGKGAGSRLNQLRSPGAKMKRHGHMAGSPCSLPDLIHLEENQSVLRSANSSPTHTTTSISLDQPRDPDSGSTDSSHTGLDAHRHSPDRAVVVAHREGRAREISPINMNGLDLMRNAVLVDGHVGDGGKVDTGLNVDLSPSHRTETGTEEAKLQESSTDEKKMERGSEEVRVQDSTEQKLYKIANELLLTERAYVARLHLLDQVFYARLTQEAGKGLFPVDVVRTIFSNISSIHTFHSQFLLPDLETHMGQWSVSPRLGDVMQQHAPFLRMYAEYVMSFDHAMELLRVWTERSAPFRNVIQDIQSQEVCGSLTLQHHMLEPVQRLPRYEMLLRDYLKRLPDDDSDHSHAEKSLQVISMAATHSNSAIRQSENLKKLLEIYEMLGGEEEDVMNPSNEFIREGRILMLPARHSAMERYLFLLNNMLLCCTPRFSLGGQRFTVRTRIDVEGMTVQRTTNEHHPHTFQVSGKERTLERTLDLQASSEQDEEDWIKAFQDTIDVFRQKNETFKSASKEVEVSTEELGRRAPRWIRDSEVTMCMKCSEPFNALTRWRHHCRACGCVVCWRCSDNKVTLEYDGNKVNRVCLDCHAALILRANREERGEGKEGGHSRGSTPHRPISIPTLSPGSEGLV